In a genomic window of Caloenas nicobarica isolate bCalNic1 chromosome 1, bCalNic1.hap1, whole genome shotgun sequence:
- the ABHD13 gene encoding protein ABHD13 — MEKSWMLWTFVKRWLLALASWSWSLCRICLLPLIVTFHLYGGIILLILIFVSIAGILYKFQDVLLYFPEQPSSSRLYVPMPTGIPHENIFIKTKDGVLLNLILLRYTGDNAAYSPTIIYFHGNAGNIGHRLPNALLMLVNLKVNLILVDYRGYGKSEGEASEEGLYLDSEAVLDYVMTRSDLDKTKIILFGRSLGGAVAIHLASENSHRISAIVVENTFLSIPYMASTLFSFFPMRYLPLWCYKNKFLSYRKISQCRMPSLFISGLSDQLIPPVMMKQLYELSPARTKRLAIFPDGTHNDTWQCQGYFTALEQFIKEVIKSHSPEEMAKTSSNVTII, encoded by the coding sequence ATGGAAAAGTCATGGATGCTTTGGACCTTTGTTAAAAGATGGCTACTCGCTTTGGCTTCCTGGTCTTGGAGTCTCTGCCGTATTTGTCTTTTACCCTTGATAGTAACTTTTCACTTGTACGGAGGCATTATACTActtatattaatatttgtatCGATAGCAGGTATATTATATAAATTCCAGGATGTACTGCTTTACTTTCCTGAACAGCCCTCTTCATCACGCCTTTATGTTCCTATGCCTACTGGTATACCACACGAAAACATCTTCATCAAAACCAAAGATGGAGTTCTTCTCAATCTTATTCTGCTGAGATACACAGGGGACAATGCAGCATATTCTCCAACCATCATTTACTTTCATGGAAACGCAGGCAACATTGGCCACAGGTTGCCAAATGCTTTGTTAATGCTGGTAAACCTGAAAGTCAACTTAATTCTTGTCGATTATAGAGGGTATGGGAAAAGTGAAGGAGAAGCAAGTGAAGAAGGTTTGTACTTAGATTCTGAGGCTGTGTTAGACTATGTGATGACTCGGTCTGACCttgataaaacaaaaattattctttttggCCGTTCCTTGGGGGGAGCAGTAGCTATTCATTTAGCTTCTGAAAATTCCCATAGGATTTCTGCCATCGTGGTGGAGAACACCTTTCTTAGCATCCCGTACATGGCCagcactttgttttccttctttccaatGAGATATCTTCCTTTATGgtgctacaaaaataaatttctgtccTACAGAAAAATCTCTCAGTGCAGAATGCCTTCTCTCTTCATCTCGGGTTTGTCTGACCAGTTAATTCCACCAGTTATGATGAAGCAACTTTATGAATTATCCCCAGCTCGGACTAAGAGATTGGCGATATTTCCTGATGGAACTCATAATGACACTTGGCAGTGCCAGGGTTATTTCACTGCACTTGAACAGTTCATCAAAGAAGTAATAAAGAGTCACTCCCCTGAAGAAATGGCGAAAACATCCTCTAATGTAACAATAATATAA